A section of the Corynebacterium tuberculostearicum genome encodes:
- a CDS encoding metallophosphoesterase, with amino-acid sequence MKLLRILGGLTAAGLGAAAWGYSELTKFELKEYTLPLLPKGTLRGKPEFRLLHLSDLHMIPGQETKIAWVSALDALEPDLVVNTGDNLSDQQAVPDTLRALGPLLARPGLFVFGTNDYWAPQPVNPFKYLLGKKREPSYVDLPWRGMRAAFLEHGWHDANQARHEFKVGNVRLAAAGVDDPHHDLDDYSEIAGPPNEDADLSLALLHAPEPRVLEKFAADGYQLSLSGHTHGGQICLPGSRALVTNCGIDRDRVQGLHDFGPMKMHVSNGLGTSKFAPVRIFCRPSATLLKITEVD; translated from the coding sequence GTGAAACTTTTACGTATTCTTGGCGGCCTCACCGCTGCCGGCCTGGGCGCCGCGGCATGGGGCTATAGCGAACTGACCAAATTCGAGCTCAAGGAATATACGCTCCCCCTCCTACCCAAGGGCACGCTGCGCGGTAAGCCGGAATTTCGGCTGCTGCATCTGTCCGATCTGCATATGATCCCCGGCCAGGAGACCAAGATTGCCTGGGTTTCTGCCCTCGACGCCCTAGAGCCGGACCTCGTGGTCAACACTGGCGATAATCTCTCCGACCAGCAGGCCGTTCCCGATACGTTGCGCGCTCTCGGCCCTTTGCTGGCCCGCCCCGGCCTCTTCGTCTTCGGCACCAATGATTACTGGGCACCGCAGCCGGTCAACCCTTTCAAGTACCTGCTGGGCAAAAAGCGCGAGCCTTCCTATGTGGATTTGCCGTGGCGCGGTATGCGCGCCGCCTTCTTGGAGCACGGCTGGCACGATGCCAACCAGGCTCGGCATGAATTCAAGGTAGGCAATGTCCGCCTTGCCGCCGCCGGCGTGGACGATCCGCACCACGATCTGGATGACTACTCCGAAATCGCCGGCCCGCCCAACGAGGACGCCGACTTGTCCCTGGCGCTCCTCCATGCCCCCGAGCCCCGCGTGCTGGAAAAGTTCGCGGCCGATGGCTACCAACTTTCCCTGTCCGGCCACACTCACGGCGGCCAAATCTGCCTGCCCGGCTCCCGGGCGTTGGTTACCAATTGCGGCATCGACCGCGACCGCGTGCAGGGCCTCCACGACTTCGGCCCGATGAAGATGCATGTTTCCAATGGTCTGGGCACCTCCAAATTCGCCCCGGTACGCATCTTCTGCCGCCCTTCCGCCACTCTGCTGAAAATCACCGAGGTGGACTAA
- a CDS encoding GatB/YqeY domain-containing protein: MSELKQTIRADLKTAMKAKEKQRTSAIRALLAAIQAEETNGSRHELEDADILKVIAREIKKRRESAEVYEENGRPELAEAELADVPFFEAYQPRQLDESELKALVKESIAEVEAENGEAPTMKQMGAVMKVANAKAAGQADGKRLSAEVKSQLS, encoded by the coding sequence ATGAGCGAGCTAAAGCAAACCATCCGTGCAGATCTGAAAACCGCAATGAAGGCCAAGGAGAAGCAGCGCACCAGCGCCATCCGCGCCTTGCTGGCTGCCATCCAGGCCGAGGAGACTAATGGCTCCCGGCATGAGCTGGAGGACGCCGATATCCTCAAGGTGATTGCGCGTGAAATCAAAAAGCGCCGCGAGTCCGCCGAGGTCTATGAGGAAAACGGCCGTCCGGAGCTGGCGGAAGCCGAGCTTGCCGACGTCCCCTTCTTCGAGGCCTACCAACCCCGCCAGCTGGACGAGTCCGAGCTTAAGGCCCTAGTGAAGGAATCTATCGCGGAGGTTGAGGCCGAAAACGGCGAAGCACCCACCATGAAGCAGATGGGTGCAGTAATGAAGGTGGCCAATGCCAAGGCCGCCGGCCAGGCGGATGGCAAGCGCCTGTCCGCTGAGGTCAAGTCCCAGCTGAGCTAA
- a CDS encoding transglycosylase domain-containing protein encodes MTVIKSLAKIALSTVLVGALIALALAPFAGISGVAIARTNETMQSDLQDLTAGNIPGVTTIKDAKGKDMAYVFSQRRHPVESKKISKAMKNAIVSIEDERFYDHEGVDFQGNFRALWTNLTSGGVSQGASTIDQQYVKNYLLLVSATTDEERAAATEQSAARKLREMRMATKMDEELDKDDILTNYLNLVSFGNHAYGVEAAARTYFGTHASELTVPQAAMLAGMVQSSERLNPYTNAEEVTDRRNLVLQSMADNGHIKQQEADKYKGEKLGVGKKPNTLANGCIGAGDRGFFCDYVLKYLDKKGISEEQLARGGYTIKTTLDPTVQDKALESVQSHTNPDAQGVAEVMNVIKPGRSDRKVLAMVSSRDYGLDLDKNETILPQPYSLVGNGAGSVFKVFTAAAALEAGYGIKNTVDVPTRYEAEGLGHGGAAGCPADRYCVENAGAYKATMTLQEALAHSPNTPFIKLTEQVGVAPIVDMAVRLGLRSYDDKGSFDKDTSIAQHTKDANSGSFTLGPDQVNPLELSNVGATLAADGKWCEPNPISQVTDKEGNEVYLKETPCEQAVDKDVARAMSNALSEDAKQGTAKDAAQAAGYSSPIAAKTGTTESNQSSAFLGFNEGISAAPYIYNDGTSTVPLCTGPVRQCAGWGNLYGGLEPAQTFFSMATQLPIATKAGLPNYNKKYDNGTTADKTLDSLRGKSEAEARQTLESKGYVVKTSRVIGGNVPYGRVVRAITGKDGKKKGAEITLQLSDGAGASQSPSSGVADANSTGAQNSTGGGNADGATSPGRSTGDTGGRTGNGGGGTDTGGGFSPEDFGIRQEDIDSFANDVRSLLGR; translated from the coding sequence GTGACTGTCATCAAATCTTTGGCCAAGATAGCCCTGTCTACGGTCTTGGTAGGCGCGCTCATCGCCCTGGCTCTTGCCCCCTTCGCGGGCATTTCTGGCGTGGCGATTGCCCGCACTAACGAAACCATGCAATCTGACCTGCAAGATCTGACTGCCGGCAATATCCCAGGCGTCACCACGATCAAAGACGCCAAAGGCAAGGACATGGCTTATGTCTTCAGCCAACGCCGCCACCCGGTGGAAAGCAAGAAGATCTCTAAGGCCATGAAAAACGCCATCGTCTCCATTGAAGACGAGCGCTTTTATGATCACGAAGGCGTGGACTTCCAGGGAAACTTCCGCGCGCTGTGGACAAACCTGACGTCGGGCGGCGTCTCCCAGGGCGCTTCCACCATCGATCAGCAGTACGTCAAGAACTACCTCTTGCTAGTCTCTGCCACCACCGATGAAGAGCGCGCCGCGGCCACCGAACAATCCGCGGCCCGCAAGCTGCGCGAGATGCGCATGGCCACCAAGATGGATGAGGAATTGGATAAGGATGACATCCTCACCAATTATCTCAACCTGGTGTCTTTTGGTAACCATGCCTACGGCGTCGAGGCGGCGGCCCGCACCTACTTTGGCACGCATGCTTCCGAGCTCACGGTGCCGCAGGCAGCGATGCTGGCCGGCATGGTCCAATCCTCTGAACGCCTCAACCCCTATACCAACGCCGAGGAAGTAACCGACCGGCGCAACCTGGTCCTGCAATCCATGGCGGATAACGGCCATATCAAGCAGCAGGAAGCGGATAAGTATAAGGGGGAGAAGCTGGGCGTCGGCAAGAAGCCCAATACGCTGGCCAATGGCTGCATCGGCGCCGGCGACCGCGGTTTCTTCTGTGATTATGTATTGAAATACCTGGATAAGAAGGGCATTAGCGAGGAGCAGCTGGCGCGCGGTGGCTACACCATCAAAACCACACTGGACCCAACGGTGCAGGATAAAGCCCTCGAGTCCGTCCAAAGCCATACCAACCCGGATGCCCAGGGCGTGGCTGAAGTCATGAACGTCATCAAGCCGGGCAGATCGGATCGCAAGGTGCTGGCTATGGTCTCCTCGCGCGACTATGGCCTGGACCTTGATAAGAATGAGACCATCCTGCCACAGCCCTACTCCTTGGTGGGCAACGGCGCAGGTTCCGTCTTCAAGGTTTTTACCGCCGCGGCCGCGCTCGAAGCGGGCTATGGCATTAAAAACACCGTGGATGTGCCGACCCGCTACGAGGCGGAGGGCCTGGGTCATGGCGGCGCCGCCGGCTGCCCGGCGGACCGCTACTGCGTGGAAAACGCTGGTGCCTATAAGGCCACGATGACGCTGCAGGAAGCGCTGGCACACTCCCCCAATACGCCGTTTATCAAGCTCACGGAGCAGGTAGGCGTGGCACCCATCGTCGATATGGCCGTGCGTTTGGGCCTGCGCTCCTACGATGACAAGGGCAGCTTTGATAAAGACACCTCGATTGCCCAGCACACCAAGGACGCCAACTCCGGCTCCTTCACCTTGGGCCCGGACCAGGTCAACCCGCTGGAGCTTTCCAATGTGGGTGCCACGCTGGCCGCCGATGGCAAGTGGTGCGAGCCCAACCCCATCTCCCAGGTCACGGATAAGGAAGGCAACGAGGTCTATCTCAAGGAAACCCCGTGCGAGCAGGCCGTTGATAAGGACGTTGCCCGCGCGATGAGCAATGCCCTGTCCGAGGACGCAAAGCAAGGCACCGCCAAGGATGCCGCCCAAGCGGCCGGTTATTCCAGCCCAATCGCGGCCAAGACCGGTACCACCGAGTCCAACCAGTCCTCCGCATTCTTGGGATTCAACGAGGGCATTTCCGCCGCGCCGTATATCTATAACGATGGCACCTCCACCGTCCCGCTGTGTACCGGGCCGGTGCGCCAGTGCGCGGGTTGGGGCAATCTCTACGGCGGCTTGGAGCCGGCGCAGACCTTCTTCAGCATGGCTACGCAGCTGCCGATAGCCACCAAGGCCGGGCTGCCGAATTACAACAAGAAGTACGACAACGGCACCACGGCCGATAAGACCCTTGATAGCCTGCGCGGCAAGTCCGAGGCCGAGGCCCGCCAGACCTTGGAGTCCAAGGGCTACGTGGTCAAGACCTCCCGGGTCATTGGCGGCAATGTTCCTTATGGCCGCGTGGTTCGCGCGATTACCGGCAAGGACGGCAAGAAGAAGGGTGCGGAGATTACGCTGCAGCTTTCCGACGGCGCCGGGGCCTCCCAATCCCCCTCCTCCGGCGTGGCCGACGCCAACTCCACCGGCGCACAAAATAGCACCGGCGGCGGTAATGCCGACGGTGCTACGAGCCCGGGCCGCTCGACTGGCGACACAGGCGGCAGAACGGGCAACGGCGGTGGCGGTACCGATACCGGCGGCGGGTTCTCGCCGGAAGACTTTGGCATCCGCCAAGAGGACATCGATAGCTTTGCCAACGACGTCCGCAGCCTCCTTGGCCGCTAG
- a CDS encoding WhiB family transcriptional regulator, whose translation MTVRVKTAGMSNTARNPERGEWVTQAKCRKGDPDALFVRGAEQRKAAVICRHCPVLTECRADALDNRVEFGVWGGLTERQRRALLRKNPHITDWAHYLAQGGELVGI comes from the coding sequence ATGACCGTTCGTGTGAAGACTGCTGGAATGTCTAATACAGCCCGAAATCCCGAGCGTGGTGAGTGGGTCACCCAGGCCAAATGCCGCAAGGGCGACCCGGATGCCCTCTTCGTTCGCGGTGCGGAACAGCGCAAGGCGGCCGTCATTTGCCGCCACTGCCCGGTACTGACCGAATGCCGCGCTGACGCCCTAGATAATCGCGTCGAGTTCGGTGTGTGGGGCGGGCTGACCGAGCGCCAGCGCCGAGCCCTGCTGCGCAAGAACCCCCACATCACGGATTGGGCCCACTACTTGGCCCAGGGTGGCGAGCTCGTCGGGATTTAA
- a CDS encoding DUF4177 domain-containing protein, translating into MTKWEYATAPVLTHATKQILDSWGEDGWELVTVTPGPNPENVVAYFKREVAE; encoded by the coding sequence ATGACTAAATGGGAATACGCAACCGCACCTGTCCTTACCCACGCCACCAAGCAGATCCTCGATTCTTGGGGTGAAGATGGCTGGGAACTGGTCACCGTCACCCCAGGTCCTAACCCGGAAAACGTTGTGGCCTACTTCAAGCGCGAGGTGGCAGAGTAA
- a CDS encoding RidA family protein, which yields MGFHARLRELGYELPGVAKPLASYVSAVRVGDQVWTSGQLPLVEGSLPLTGKVGADLTTEQAQEQARIAALNALAAIDAEVGLDNISRVVKIVGFVASDPAYADQPVVINGASDFIGEVFGDAGTHARSAVGVAALPKNAPVEIELIVEIAA from the coding sequence ATGGGCTTTCATGCTCGCTTGCGGGAGTTGGGGTATGAGCTACCGGGCGTCGCCAAGCCGCTAGCTTCCTATGTGTCGGCCGTGCGCGTGGGTGATCAGGTCTGGACCTCTGGCCAGCTTCCCCTCGTAGAGGGTTCCTTGCCGCTCACCGGCAAGGTTGGCGCCGATCTCACCACGGAACAAGCCCAAGAACAGGCACGCATCGCGGCGCTGAATGCTCTTGCCGCTATCGATGCCGAAGTTGGCCTGGACAATATCTCCCGCGTGGTAAAAATCGTGGGGTTTGTGGCCTCCGATCCGGCCTATGCAGACCAACCGGTAGTTATCAATGGTGCCTCTGATTTCATCGGTGAGGTCTTTGGGGATGCTGGAACGCATGCCCGCTCCGCCGTGGGCGTGGCTGCGTTGCCTAAAAACGCCCCGGTAGAGATCGAACTAATCGTAGAAATTGCTGCTTGA
- a CDS encoding MBL fold metallo-hydrolase, which produces MEHPAYSQLRPVSQSVGVVLCDNPSYTALEGTNTWIIRAAEDSRAIVVDPGPEDEGHLNVVHRNAGEVALILITHRHDDHASGAQRLRQMTGAPIRAFDPSYCNGAEALQDGEHISLDGITPSLEVVHTPGHTADSTCFFVWSEEVGNSRLEGIISGDTIAGRHTVLLSETDGNLADYLHTLDTLEERGKDIALFPGHGPDLDDTSQVARKYIDRRHYRLDQIKEIRSRLGDDVDLNTLVNEMYDDVDPVLRHAAEQSTRTALKYLDGEAK; this is translated from the coding sequence ATGGAGCACCCCGCATATAGTCAATTGCGTCCCGTCAGCCAATCCGTAGGCGTAGTCCTTTGTGATAACCCCAGCTACACCGCCCTTGAGGGTACGAATACCTGGATTATTCGCGCCGCTGAAGACTCTCGGGCGATCGTCGTAGATCCGGGTCCCGAGGATGAAGGCCATCTCAACGTTGTGCACCGCAACGCAGGTGAGGTGGCTTTGATTTTGATTACCCACCGCCACGATGACCACGCTTCGGGCGCACAGCGCTTGCGGCAGATGACCGGCGCCCCCATCCGCGCCTTCGATCCGAGCTACTGCAATGGTGCCGAGGCCCTCCAGGACGGCGAGCACATCTCCCTCGATGGCATCACCCCAAGTCTCGAGGTCGTGCATACCCCAGGCCATACCGCGGATTCCACCTGCTTCTTTGTGTGGAGCGAGGAGGTAGGAAATTCCCGCCTCGAAGGCATTATCTCTGGTGACACCATCGCCGGCCGCCACACCGTTCTCCTTTCGGAGACGGACGGTAACTTGGCCGATTACCTGCACACCCTCGACACCTTGGAAGAGCGCGGCAAGGATATTGCGCTGTTCCCAGGACACGGTCCGGACTTGGATGACACCTCTCAGGTGGCCCGCAAGTACATTGACCGCCGCCACTACCGTCTTGACCAGATTAAAGAGATCCGCTCCCGCCTAGGCGATGATGTGGATTTGAATACCCTGGTCAACGAGATGTATGACGATGTGGACCCGGTGCTGCGCCACGCAGCCGAGCAGTCCACACGCACCGCGCTGAAGTACTTGGACGGCGAGGCTAAATAA
- the glxR gene encoding CRP-like cAMP-activated global transcriptional regulator GlxR, which yields MEGVQDILSRAGIFQGVDPVAVQHLIEQMETVRYPRGTTIFDEGEPGDRLYIITSGKIKLARHAPDGRENLLTVMGPSDMFGELSIFDPGPRTSSAVCVTEVQAATMNSELLKKWVGDHPEIAQQLLRVLARRLRRTNANLADLIFTDVPGRVAKTLLQLANRFGVQEGSALRVNHDLTQEEIAQLVGASRETVNKALATFAHRGWIRLEGKSVLIVDTEHLARRAR from the coding sequence GTGGAAGGCGTACAGGACATCCTCTCCCGCGCCGGAATCTTCCAAGGCGTTGATCCCGTTGCAGTGCAGCACCTTATCGAGCAGATGGAGACCGTGCGCTACCCGCGCGGAACCACCATCTTCGACGAAGGCGAGCCCGGTGACCGCTTGTACATCATCACCTCGGGCAAGATTAAGCTCGCCCGCCACGCCCCGGACGGCCGCGAAAACCTGCTGACGGTCATGGGCCCATCCGATATGTTTGGCGAGCTGTCCATCTTCGATCCGGGCCCGCGCACCTCTTCCGCCGTGTGCGTGACCGAGGTTCAGGCCGCCACCATGAACTCCGAGCTGCTCAAGAAGTGGGTTGGTGACCACCCCGAAATCGCCCAGCAGCTGCTGCGCGTGTTGGCACGCCGCCTGCGCCGCACCAACGCCAACCTGGCTGACCTCATCTTCACCGACGTTCCGGGCCGCGTGGCAAAGACCTTGCTGCAGCTGGCTAACCGCTTCGGTGTTCAGGAAGGCAGCGCCCTGCGCGTGAACCACGACCTCACCCAGGAAGAGATTGCCCAGCTGGTGGGCGCTTCCCGTGAGACCGTCAACAAGGCGCTGGCCACCTTCGCACACCGCGGTTGGATCCGCCTCGAGGGCAAGTCCGTGCTCATCGTCGATACCGAGCACCTCGCCCGCCGCGCTCGCTAA
- the nth gene encoding endonuclease III — MNSALSAASAPELRAPEINRRLAQEYPDARCALDYDSPLQLLIATVLSAQCTDERVNSVTPELFARYPEAADYAAAQRSDLESILRPLGFQRAKAGHLLGIGEKLVADFQGQVPRTVRELTSLPGVGRKTALVVLGNAFGIPGLTVDTHFSRLMQRLGLTGEKTPVKIERDIAQLVPEEEWTMFSHRVIFHGRQVCHARTPECDACVLRDMCPAARGR, encoded by the coding sequence ATGAATTCAGCACTGTCAGCGGCCAGCGCGCCGGAGCTGCGCGCACCGGAGATAAATCGGCGTTTGGCGCAGGAGTACCCGGATGCACGGTGTGCCTTGGATTATGACTCCCCGCTGCAGCTGCTCATTGCTACCGTTCTTTCCGCACAATGCACGGATGAACGCGTGAATTCGGTGACCCCTGAACTCTTTGCCCGCTACCCAGAGGCGGCAGACTATGCGGCTGCGCAGCGCTCGGACTTGGAGAGCATCCTGCGGCCGTTGGGCTTTCAGCGCGCCAAGGCGGGGCACCTTTTGGGCATCGGGGAGAAGCTGGTGGCAGATTTTCAAGGGCAGGTACCGCGCACGGTCAGAGAACTGACCAGCTTGCCCGGTGTTGGTCGCAAGACCGCACTGGTGGTGCTCGGAAATGCTTTCGGGATCCCCGGACTGACCGTGGATACGCACTTTAGCCGCCTCATGCAGCGGCTCGGGCTGACGGGGGAGAAGACGCCGGTCAAGATTGAGCGGGACATCGCTCAGCTCGTGCCGGAGGAAGAGTGGACGATGTTTTCGCACCGCGTGATCTTTCACGGGCGCCAGGTATGTCATGCGCGCACGCCGGAGTGCGATGCATGCGTTCTGCGGGATATGTGTCCAGCCGCTCGTGGGCGCTAG
- a CDS encoding TlpA family protein disulfide reductase — protein MKNYVLGTVIAAILIAVIAVAGVSQLRGGDGSEEASPSEASPQEVPQRPDCPAGTVAGVELECLGGAAAGKPADEGVSVVNVWAWWCEPCRAELPYLQDVAEAHPDWQVVGVHADKNAGNGAAFLNDLGVELPSFQDSDNKFAGELGLPGVVPVTVVLKDGEVRKQFAQPFSSAAEIEKAVEEAIAA, from the coding sequence ATGAAGAACTACGTCCTTGGCACGGTAATTGCCGCGATCCTCATTGCCGTCATTGCGGTAGCTGGGGTCTCGCAGTTGCGGGGTGGGGACGGATCCGAGGAGGCGTCACCAAGCGAGGCTTCCCCGCAAGAAGTCCCGCAGCGCCCAGACTGCCCGGCCGGCACTGTGGCTGGGGTAGAGCTGGAGTGCCTAGGCGGTGCGGCCGCCGGAAAGCCGGCCGATGAGGGCGTATCCGTGGTTAACGTGTGGGCGTGGTGGTGCGAGCCGTGCCGCGCGGAGCTTCCCTATCTGCAGGATGTGGCGGAAGCGCACCCGGACTGGCAGGTCGTAGGCGTGCACGCGGATAAGAATGCGGGAAATGGCGCGGCCTTCTTGAATGACCTGGGCGTGGAGCTGCCGAGCTTTCAGGATTCGGATAATAAGTTCGCCGGTGAGCTGGGCCTGCCGGGCGTGGTGCCGGTGACCGTGGTGTTAAAGGACGGCGAGGTGCGCAAGCAATTTGCGCAGCCGTTTAGCTCCGCAGCGGAGATTGAAAAGGCCGTGGAGGAGGCGATTGCGGCATGA
- a CDS encoding NUDIX hydrolase, with the protein MSQLLPERTPEWLKPALGVDPSQVQELIGNRQASSLNGTNVQVPVKREAAVLMLLSGESAEEASILLTHRSPSMRSHSGQIAFPGGRRDPADTSLVDTALREAWEETDLQRNSVTPLEQWEQLHIRATGNPVSPILAHWTQPGEVYPASPDETDDVFLVPIRELVDPRNRFMVGFRKWQGPAFHANGYVIWGFTAGVLSALLQHAGWSVPWDNNSVMDLRDSLTNSRNNEKMS; encoded by the coding sequence ATGAGTCAACTCCTTCCCGAGCGCACGCCAGAATGGCTCAAGCCGGCGCTGGGGGTAGACCCCAGCCAGGTGCAAGAGCTCATTGGCAACCGCCAGGCTTCGTCCCTCAACGGCACTAATGTGCAGGTGCCGGTCAAGCGGGAAGCGGCCGTGCTCATGCTGCTGAGCGGTGAGAGCGCGGAGGAGGCCAGCATCTTGCTCACGCATCGCTCGCCGTCCATGCGCTCGCACTCGGGCCAGATTGCCTTTCCCGGCGGACGCCGGGATCCCGCCGATACCTCCCTGGTAGATACCGCGCTGCGGGAAGCCTGGGAGGAAACGGACCTGCAGCGCAACTCCGTGACCCCGCTGGAGCAGTGGGAGCAGCTGCATATCCGCGCCACCGGCAATCCGGTGAGCCCCATTTTGGCGCATTGGACCCAGCCGGGGGAGGTCTATCCCGCCAGCCCCGATGAAACCGATGACGTGTTTCTCGTGCCTATCCGGGAGCTGGTCGATCCGCGCAACCGCTTCATGGTGGGCTTTAGAAAATGGCAAGGACCAGCATTTCACGCCAATGGTTACGTCATTTGGGGCTTTACCGCCGGCGTGCTCTCGGCACTATTGCAACACGCCGGGTGGAGCGTTCCATGGGATAACAATTCAGTCATGGACCTGCGTGACTCCCTCACAAACTCCCGCAATAATGAGAAGATGTCCTAA
- a CDS encoding MarP family serine protease, with protein sequence MTPALIVDGLIVVAVLIALLSGWRNGALAAVLASIGVGAGVVLGIAVAPAALRLVEQPSLRLLLLVGILVLFVGIGQLIGSSLGGSVRDRMKARKTQRLDSAVGAVFQAFAALVVIWLISIPVATNLGGAAGQGLRDSRILGKLNSAAPAQVASLPNGVAAMLNESGLPPLVSPWQNSISTEEVEEPDPDVQDPEMVRRMRPSIIHVLGDAEECSRRLMGSGFVAADDYVITNAHVVAGTQTVRLDTKVGLKDATVVYYNPDVDVAVLHSRDLGIDPLPWAQAPAQTGDDAMVMGFPHSGPFDAEMARVRDRITISGPDIYSHGRVERDSYTVRGKIQQGNSGGPLVNTAGEVLGVVFGASVDDSETGYALTADEVNAQIGDITQLTHPVDTGECVAH encoded by the coding sequence ATGACTCCTGCGCTCATCGTTGACGGCCTGATTGTGGTCGCCGTCCTCATAGCGCTCCTGAGTGGGTGGCGCAATGGCGCCCTCGCGGCGGTATTGGCCTCCATTGGTGTGGGCGCTGGGGTAGTGCTAGGCATTGCCGTGGCCCCGGCCGCCCTGCGCTTGGTGGAGCAGCCCTCGCTGCGCTTGCTGCTATTGGTGGGAATCCTGGTGCTTTTTGTGGGCATCGGGCAGCTTATCGGATCCTCGTTGGGCGGCAGCGTGCGCGATCGCATGAAGGCGCGCAAGACGCAGCGCCTCGATTCCGCCGTGGGTGCGGTTTTTCAAGCCTTTGCCGCCTTGGTGGTGATATGGCTCATTTCTATCCCTGTGGCCACCAATTTAGGCGGTGCGGCCGGCCAGGGCCTGCGCGATTCCCGCATCTTGGGCAAGCTCAACTCGGCCGCACCGGCGCAGGTAGCGTCGCTGCCCAATGGGGTGGCGGCGATGCTCAACGAGTCCGGCCTGCCGCCGCTAGTCTCGCCGTGGCAAAACTCGATTAGCACCGAGGAAGTAGAAGAGCCGGACCCAGACGTGCAGGATCCGGAGATGGTGCGGCGCATGCGGCCGTCTATCATTCACGTGCTTGGCGACGCCGAAGAGTGCTCCCGCCGCCTCATGGGTTCCGGCTTCGTGGCGGCCGATGACTACGTGATCACCAATGCTCACGTAGTGGCCGGCACGCAGACCGTGCGCTTGGATACCAAGGTGGGCCTCAAGGACGCGACCGTGGTCTACTACAACCCGGATGTGGATGTGGCGGTGCTGCACTCGCGCGACCTGGGCATCGATCCACTGCCATGGGCCCAGGCCCCGGCCCAGACGGGCGATGATGCCATGGTTATGGGCTTCCCGCACTCCGGGCCTTTCGACGCTGAGATGGCGCGCGTGCGCGATCGCATCACCATTTCCGGCCCGGATATCTACTCGCATGGTCGCGTGGAACGCGATTCCTACACCGTGCGCGGCAAGATCCAACAAGGAAATTCCGGCGGACCGCTGGTCAACACGGCCGGCGAGGTCCTCGGTGTGGTCTTTGGCGCCTCGGTGGATGATTCCGAGACGGGCTATGCCTTAACCGCCGATGAAGTCAACGCCCAGATCGGAGACATCACGCAGCTTACCCACCCGGTTGATACCGGGGAGTGCGTGGCGCACTAG
- a CDS encoding alpha/beta fold hydrolase, producing MAFAPLPPSTVELDGPYAHEFVHTRGIRLHVATAGDSTQPLVVLIHGAFGGWFDYQDVVAPLAQRGFHVAAVDMRGFGMSDKPPIDAGQDIRTLVGDISGLIQALGHDDAFVVGADTGGAVAWCLAAERPERVRGLASISAAHPVDLRRAIAARPWDFGWINLRSLLCRLPRVTRAQNLLLSPRAYRKELELDTGPLLADATLDRILDLRLRASRIGSVRRGILWNHRMRTAVVPLTWVELAVERPVLFIHAQQRLWNPVVRRAASRARRGFTTTTIPGAKNLPHLEAPADFVSTLAAWLQEHC from the coding sequence ATGGCCTTCGCACCCCTGCCTCCCTCAACGGTGGAGCTGGATGGACCTTATGCGCATGAGTTCGTCCACACCCGCGGCATCCGCCTGCACGTCGCCACGGCGGGCGATAGCACGCAACCACTCGTGGTGCTCATCCACGGCGCTTTTGGCGGGTGGTTCGACTATCAGGACGTCGTAGCGCCGCTTGCCCAACGTGGCTTCCACGTCGCGGCCGTGGATATGCGGGGCTTTGGCATGTCCGATAAGCCGCCCATTGATGCGGGGCAGGATATCCGCACCTTGGTGGGCGATATTAGCGGGCTCATTCAGGCCTTGGGCCATGACGATGCCTTTGTGGTGGGCGCCGATACGGGTGGCGCCGTGGCATGGTGTTTGGCCGCAGAACGCCCTGAGCGGGTGCGCGGCCTGGCCTCCATTTCCGCCGCCCACCCGGTAGATCTGCGCCGCGCGATTGCCGCCCGGCCGTGGGATTTTGGCTGGATTAACCTGCGCTCGCTGCTGTGCCGCCTGCCGCGCGTTACCCGCGCCCAGAACCTACTACTTAGCCCGCGCGCCTACCGCAAAGAGCTGGAGCTGGATACGGGGCCTTTGCTTGCCGACGCCACCCTAGACCGCATCCTCGATCTCCGCCTGCGCGCCTCCCGCATCGGCAGCGTCCGCCGTGGAATCTTGTGGAACCACCGCATGCGCACCGCCGTGGTTCCCTTGACCTGGGTGGAACTAGCAGTAGAGCGCCCCGTGCTCTTCATCCACGCCCAGCAGCGACTGTGGAACCCCGTGGTCCGCCGCGCCGCCTCGCGCGCCCGCCGCGGATTTACCACCACGACCATCCCCGGCGCGAAGAACCTTCCGCACCTGGAAGCACCGGCGGATTTCGTTTCCACGCTAGCGGCCTGGCTACAAGAACACTGCTAG